Proteins co-encoded in one Chloroflexota bacterium genomic window:
- a CDS encoding GntR family transcriptional regulator, giving the protein MMELVRVDTQRAYAAIREKIATLELAPGAPVDEGKLARELDVGLVPVREAIKLLVHDHLIEAPSMGLFIAEVKIPELRQISEIRLLLECYCAQQAARFATPDDLVVLEALCREQSQVPPDEPRLLFELDHKFHQAIAQAAHNKYLADILDDFFGLSQRLWFLALPHLEFLPAAVEKHLELVAAIKAQDENHAEAIMRQHIQSFYDKVFETLQN; this is encoded by the coding sequence ATGATGGAACTGGTTCGAGTAGATACCCAACGCGCGTATGCTGCGATCCGTGAAAAAATTGCGACCCTGGAACTTGCGCCAGGCGCGCCGGTTGATGAAGGGAAGCTGGCCCGCGAACTGGATGTGGGGCTGGTACCTGTACGAGAAGCGATAAAGCTGCTCGTACACGATCACCTGATCGAGGCTCCCTCGATGGGCTTATTCATTGCCGAGGTAAAGATTCCAGAGCTGAGGCAGATTAGCGAAATCCGCCTGCTGTTGGAGTGCTACTGTGCGCAGCAAGCCGCCAGATTTGCCACCCCCGACGATTTGGTGGTGCTGGAAGCGCTATGCCGTGAACAATCCCAAGTGCCCCCCGATGAACCGCGTTTGCTCTTTGAGCTGGATCATAAATTCCACCAGGCAATTGCGCAGGCGGCGCATAATAAATATCTGGCCGATATTCTGGATGATTTCTTTGGCCTGTCGCAGCGTTTGTGGTTTTTGGCGCTACCCCACCTGGAATTTTTGCCCGCCGCGGTGGAAAAACACTTAGAACTGGTCGCGGCGATCAAAGCCCAAGATGAAAACCACGCCGAAGCCATTATGCGCCAGCACATTCAGAGTTTCTACGACAAAGTATTTGAAACTTTGCAAAATTT